One genomic window of Nisaea sp. includes the following:
- a CDS encoding TIGR04282 family arsenosugar biosynthesis glycosyltransferase, whose protein sequence is MVRKTLIIFAKTPRRGLVKSRLARDIGGGAATRWYRLNLALTLRRLGLTKRWDCRIVAAPHHAAAWPWPKPWRFSHQTRGDLGQRMLKALRSAGKSHTVLIGSDIPGIEAHHITAAFRALGQNEAVFGPSADGGYWLVGFSPRYRGNPFTDVRWSTEWALEDTLAGLRSGTKVDFVAEMQDVDEGPDLAAAISRVSRSARTARARAGGA, encoded by the coding sequence ATGGTGCGCAAGACTCTCATCATTTTCGCTAAAACCCCGCGCCGGGGGCTGGTGAAAAGCCGTCTCGCCCGGGATATTGGCGGCGGCGCCGCGACCCGCTGGTACCGTCTGAATCTTGCCCTGACCCTGCGACGGCTTGGCCTCACGAAGCGCTGGGATTGCCGCATCGTCGCGGCTCCCCACCACGCGGCCGCCTGGCCGTGGCCGAAGCCCTGGCGGTTCAGCCATCAGACGCGCGGTGATCTCGGCCAACGGATGCTCAAGGCTCTGCGGAGCGCCGGCAAGAGCCACACTGTGCTCATCGGCAGCGATATTCCGGGGATCGAGGCGCACCACATCACGGCGGCTTTCAGGGCACTTGGGCAGAATGAAGCGGTGTTCGGGCCTTCAGCCGATGGCGGCTACTGGCTGGTCGGCTTCTCTCCGCGCTACAGGGGCAATCCGTTCACGGATGTCCGCTGGTCCACTGAGTGGGCGCTTGAGGATACGTTGGCCGGTCTCCGGTCAGGCACGAAGGTCGATTTTGTCGCGGAAATGCAGGATGTGGACGAAGGCCCGGATCTGGCCGCAGCAATAAGCCGCGTCAGCCGGAGCGCCCGAACAGCTCGTGCTCGCGCAGGCGGGGCATGA
- the moaB gene encoding molybdenum cofactor biosynthesis protein B, translating to MPGIDESRPFVPVHIAILTISDTRNLDDDRSGDTLVQRLTGAGHILADRKIVTDDVPAIAGQLTSWIEDDGIDVVISTGGTGLTGRDVTPEAFRSVFEKEIEGFGELFRWLSFQKIGTSTIQSRAIAGVTRGTYLFALPGSTGACKDAWDDILANQLDIRFRPCNFVEIMPRLREHELFGRSG from the coding sequence ATGCCCGGAATTGACGAATCCCGTCCGTTCGTTCCTGTCCACATTGCAATCCTGACGATCTCGGATACCCGAAATCTTGATGATGACCGTTCCGGCGACACGCTGGTCCAGCGCCTGACCGGTGCCGGTCACATTCTGGCGGACCGGAAAATCGTGACGGACGATGTTCCGGCGATTGCCGGGCAGCTGACATCCTGGATCGAGGATGACGGTATCGACGTGGTGATTTCGACCGGCGGCACCGGATTGACCGGCCGGGATGTGACGCCGGAAGCTTTCCGCTCCGTCTTCGAGAAGGAAATCGAAGGCTTTGGCGAGCTGTTCCGCTGGCTCAGCTTCCAGAAGATCGGCACCTCGACCATCCAGTCGCGGGCTATCGCGGGCGTTACCCGCGGCACCTATCTTTTCGCCCTGCCTGGTTCCACCGGCGCCTGTAAGGATGCCTGGGACGATATCCTGGCAAATCAGCTCGATATCCGGTTCAGGCCCTGTAATTTCGTCGAAATCATGCCCCGCCTGCGCGAGCACGAGCTGTTCGGGCGCTCCGGCTGA